The window AATGGCATCAGGCTTTGGAGGCGGTATGGGCATTGAAAGTGTATGCGGTGCCCTGACAGGCGGGATAATGGTGCTGGGCGTGCTTTTTACAAAAGAAAAAGCTCACGAAAGTGAGCGTGTCAAGACATTAGAAAAAGAATTCTTAAGCCGATATAAGGATAAGATGGGTGATATATTGTGCAAACCCCTAAAAGAAAAGCACCATAACGATGAGGTCAGGTGTCTTAATGTTATAAAAGAAGCGGGAGTAATACTGGATGATATAGTTAAAAGAGAGCTAGGAACTCCTTCTAGATAAAGACATACTGTTTGAAACAGCTTTATAGAGCACTACGGCTATGGCGCTGTCTGCCAAATGGTGCAGTACGGTTCCTATACCTACAACCACAAATGCAGTATATAGATCAAAACCGAAAGGAAGCACTATCAAAGATTCTCCTAAAGCATGAATCGGTGTTACGGCAATTAAAGCCTTGGAGAACGAAAAACCCTTTTTGATTAAATAAGCACCGGCTACTCCGAATGCTACATGGATAAGAGCTCTTGCCGCTATAACAGGTCCCAGCATCAGCAGGAAACCAAAGGCAGAACCCAACCCCACCATCACAGCTGCCCAAGGGCTAATTAGCATTGCCAGCATCGAGGGTACGTGAGAGGCCAGTGTTGCCGAAAACGGAGGGATATATACCCTGAGGTAGCCGCCAAAAGCTACCGGTATTAATATTGCCAGTGCTGTCAGTAAAGCACTTATTACAAGATCTCTAGTTTTCATTGCACATTTTTTCCTTTCAAAGTATAATAATTGTTAATAACTATTATACTGTATATACACATGACAAGTCAATAAATTTTAAAAAAAATTATTCTAAAAGCATCCCTTTTTCCTTTAATAGCTTTTCGGCTTTATTGATGCAGTCCAAGTTAATAGCCTCAATCGTATGAATATGCACCCCGTCTGTAAGCTGCGAGAGCAAACTTGCTCTATGTTCTTTCACTGCATTTAAAAAATTTTCCACATCCTCGGAAGTAGACAGCATAAGCATGCCTCGAAGTTCGCCATATATAGGATGCTCAACTATTACATCAATCACTTTACAGCCGCATTCTACAAATGTCAGCAGCTCTTCCCGGGTTAGATCTGCATCATGGCGCACAGCTATTTGTTTGGTATAAGGCAGCATCGTGCCCTGCACCATGTACCCTTGAGCAGTTGCGATAATATTATTTCCTGCTGCCCTAAGTATAGCAATATCCTGGACTATGACTTGCCGCGTAACATTGAAAATCTTTGCAAGTTCACTGCCTGACATAGGTTCCTTGCAAGACTTAAGCAACTCTAAAATTTTATTCCTGCGCTGTTGGGTATTCATATTACTAACACCACCCTTACTAATCTGATTTTATTATATCAGTAGTTTACGATACTTTCCACATCGCTACAAATTTTATAACGTGATACAAAGCTTGCTATAGAGATTAAAGAGACTTACACTAAAGTCATATATATATATTCTAAGGCATTAAACTATATTATACTAGGAGGTTTGCAATGCTATACATCAAAAACGAATCAAACGATCCTTATTTCAACATGGCCCTTGACGAATATGTGGTAAGCAGCCTTGATCCATCAGAGGATTACTTTTATTTTTACCAAAATAAACCCGCCGTTATAATCGGCAGAAACCAAAACACTATAGAAGAAGTAAATCAGGAATATGTAAATGAAAACAATATTATAGTGGTAAGGCGCATGTCAGGGGGAGGAGCAGTCTATCATGACCTGGGCAATGTAAATTTTAGCTTTGTGGTAGACTACAAGCCGGAAGACTTCAACAATATAGAAAGATTTGCTAAGGCCATAGTAAAAGCTCTTGAAAAATTAGGAATAAATGCTGAATTTTCCGGCAGAAATGATATAACAATAGACGGGAAAAAGATATCCGGCAATGCCCAATATATCACCAAAGGACGAATACTTCACCACGGCACCCTGTTATTTGACTCAGATTTGACGGTTCTCAGCAAAGCATTGAATGTTAAACCTGAAAAAATTCTCTCTAAAGGCGTAAAATCTGTAAAAAGCAGAGTGACAAATATCAAGGAGTATTTAAAGGACGATATATCGATTCCCACATTTAAAGAAATGC is drawn from Tepidanaerobacter syntrophicus and contains these coding sequences:
- a CDS encoding transcription repressor NadR, with protein sequence MNTQQRRNKILELLKSCKEPMSGSELAKIFNVTRQVIVQDIAILRAAGNNIIATAQGYMVQGTMLPYTKQIAVRHDADLTREELLTFVECGCKVIDVIVEHPIYGELRGMLMLSTSEDVENFLNAVKEHRASLLSQLTDGVHIHTIEAINLDCINKAEKLLKEKGMLLE
- a CDS encoding lipoate--protein ligase, yielding MLYIKNESNDPYFNMALDEYVVSSLDPSEDYFYFYQNKPAVIIGRNQNTIEEVNQEYVNENNIIVVRRMSGGGAVYHDLGNVNFSFVVDYKPEDFNNIERFAKAIVKALEKLGINAEFSGRNDITIDGKKISGNAQYITKGRILHHGTLLFDSDLTVLSKALNVKPEKILSKGVKSVKSRVTNIKEYLKDDISIPTFKEMLLKYVFEVEGSELNEYILTPEDMKNITKLRDEKYATWEWNFGNAPEFDLVRSHRFDGGEIQVRMNVRDGIITDIKFFGDFMSVRDISEVEKQLKGQKFKNDAIKAALSKLNLKDYFGSISLEEIASLFY
- a CDS encoding C-GCAxxG-C-C family (seleno)protein, producing the protein MLTEKIEKYYSKEFDLNCAEAMVYSANEEYGLNLDKKALKMASGFGGGMGIESVCGALTGGIMVLGVLFTKEKAHESERVKTLEKEFLSRYKDKMGDILCKPLKEKHHNDEVRCLNVIKEAGVILDDIVKRELGTPSR